One Sediminibacillus dalangtanensis genomic region harbors:
- the sigX gene encoding RNA polymerase sigma factor SigX: MRAVFQDLYKKYHQDLYQFLIYMTKDKEQAEDLVQEVYIKVLKSIHTFKGESSEKTWLFSIARHVAIDYFRKQSNKRKRILDFFDWGERGEQLEDQSILPEEIAEQNEEMRQIYHCLDKCSLDQKSVIILRYIQSFSLKETAETLGWSISKVKTTQHRAIKALRQLLQQEYGEEGDIQ, translated from the coding sequence ATGAGAGCCGTTTTTCAGGATTTGTACAAAAAATATCATCAGGATTTATACCAATTTTTAATATATATGACAAAGGATAAGGAGCAAGCAGAAGACCTCGTCCAGGAAGTTTATATAAAAGTATTGAAGTCCATTCACACATTCAAAGGAGAAAGCAGCGAAAAAACGTGGCTTTTTTCCATAGCCAGGCACGTAGCAATCGATTATTTCCGAAAACAGTCGAATAAACGAAAGCGGATCCTTGATTTTTTTGATTGGGGAGAACGAGGAGAACAATTGGAAGACCAATCCATTCTTCCGGAAGAAATAGCTGAGCAAAATGAAGAAATGAGACAGATTTATCACTGTCTCGATAAATGTAGTCTGGATCAAAAAAGTGTTATCATTTTACGGTATATTCAATCATTTTCTTTAAAGGAAACAGCAGAAACGCTCGGTTGGAGTATTAGCAAAGTGAAGACAACGCAACATAGAGCCATCAAGGCATTGCGACAGCTACTACAGCAGGAATACGGAGAGGAGGGGGATATACAGTGA
- a CDS encoding ECF transporter S component gives MNTYKLTLIAVLAALAVVGRYTFQFLPNVQPVTALIIICGFFLGPLSGVLLAGLTTYLSNLFLGMGLWTIWQIVGWALIGLMSGLIGKYWRDIPLPVMIVFAVMCGYLYGLIVSLATFSVAGNFLSYYLLGLPFDTYHAVGNGIFMAILFPVFSRIFTKYLRNSEYGKIPASK, from the coding sequence GTGAATACCTATAAACTCACTCTAATTGCAGTTCTCGCAGCTTTGGCTGTCGTGGGCAGATATACCTTTCAGTTTCTTCCCAATGTACAGCCGGTGACTGCCTTGATCATTATTTGTGGTTTCTTTTTAGGTCCTCTATCCGGAGTATTGCTTGCTGGATTGACTACTTATCTTTCCAATTTATTCCTCGGTATGGGGCTTTGGACTATCTGGCAAATAGTTGGCTGGGCATTAATCGGGTTGATGAGCGGATTGATCGGGAAATACTGGAGGGATATTCCGCTGCCGGTGATGATTGTTTTTGCCGTTATGTGCGGCTATCTTTACGGACTGATTGTGTCATTGGCAACCTTCTCAGTGGCGGGGAATTTTCTTTCCTATTACCTTTTGGGTTTGCCGTTTGATACTTATCATGCAGTAGGCAACGGAATTTTTATGGCGATTTTGTTCCCGGTATTCTCCAGGATTTTCACAAAATATCTCCGTAATTCAGAATATGGAAAAATACCAGCTAGTAAATAG
- a CDS encoding DUF4430 domain-containing protein produces the protein MKKFLFALLSLLFAAGIVTGCAEQDSSNNETAETTEQSGESESQEAVMVTISEDEGENVITEKEVEIEEGAILLDVMKENFEVEEADGFITSIEGVSQNEEEGKYWMYTVNGEMAEVGANEYELSPEDEVTFDLHAME, from the coding sequence ATGAAGAAGTTTTTATTCGCGTTATTAAGTTTGTTATTTGCCGCTGGTATCGTGACCGGCTGTGCGGAGCAGGATTCGTCGAACAATGAGACGGCGGAAACAACGGAGCAATCCGGTGAATCAGAAAGTCAAGAAGCGGTGATGGTCACCATTTCAGAGGATGAAGGGGAAAATGTCATCACTGAAAAAGAAGTTGAAATCGAAGAAGGGGCTATTTTACTTGATGTGATGAAAGAAAACTTCGAAGTAGAAGAAGCGGATGGCTTTATTACTTCCATCGAAGGTGTCAGTCAAAACGAAGAGGAAGGGAAATACTGGATGTACACCGTCAATGGAGAAATGGCCGAGGTTGGTGCAAACGAGTATGAACTAAGCCCGGAAGATGAAGTCACGTTCGATTTGCATGCCATGGAATGA
- a CDS encoding ATP-binding protein, translating into MFWRSVVFKLWFTILLLVSFVLLILTILLLEFFQNYNTDQAEQNLMQTATKVSVMVDHYDDRGLIYETTRRVKDPSSKIALVFGEGDFWISDKKDDSLPNISYNWLMSEKDLSSVIDNDEEVKKQVILPGTENKVIIVGTKLPNQNGAVYVYQSLNVLKETSRHTTRIIWLAAGVALILTTIFAFFLSSRITSPLIKMREGAFELAKGEFNTKVPILTHDEIGELAMAFNRMGRQLKFHINALRQEKEQVSSILSSMADGVLTLNRKGNIMVSNPPSEKFLKDWHYENDSAEEEVNLPTELMETLDEVVATEKEVMREISIQGRNWAMIMTPLYDQSYVRGAVAVFRDVTDERRLDKLRKDFIANVSHELRTPISLLQGYSEAIVDNIAESKEEKNELAGIIHEESLRIGRLVNELLDLARMESGHIQLELESVDMEPFLDRIVKKFSGMAHDKAVSLSLENNLQVTQLTFDPDKIEQVFTNLIDNAIKHSFAGGKVRIILAEEEKEVVCSIMDEGAGIPADDLPFVFERFYKADKSRKRENSKTGTGLGLAIAKNIMEAHQGSLTVQSKVEEGTTFTFRIPKKIE; encoded by the coding sequence ATGTTCTGGCGTAGTGTGGTTTTCAAGCTATGGTTTACTATCCTGCTGCTTGTCTCCTTTGTTTTGTTGATTCTGACTATTTTATTACTGGAGTTTTTCCAGAACTATAACACAGATCAAGCAGAGCAAAACTTGATGCAAACAGCTACGAAAGTCTCTGTCATGGTAGACCATTACGATGACAGGGGCTTGATTTATGAAACAACGAGACGCGTAAAAGATCCTTCGAGCAAGATAGCCCTCGTATTTGGTGAAGGGGATTTTTGGATTTCCGACAAGAAGGATGACAGCCTTCCGAATATATCCTATAACTGGCTGATGTCAGAAAAGGATTTATCATCCGTAATCGATAACGATGAAGAAGTCAAAAAACAAGTGATCTTGCCAGGGACCGAAAATAAGGTAATTATTGTTGGTACGAAGCTTCCAAATCAAAATGGCGCTGTCTATGTCTATCAATCACTGAATGTGTTAAAAGAAACATCCAGGCACACAACACGGATCATTTGGCTCGCTGCAGGTGTTGCTCTGATTCTTACAACCATTTTTGCTTTCTTTTTGTCCTCGCGGATCACATCTCCTTTGATAAAAATGCGAGAAGGAGCATTTGAGTTGGCGAAAGGGGAATTCAATACGAAAGTACCCATTCTGACTCACGATGAAATTGGAGAGCTGGCCATGGCATTCAACCGTATGGGAAGGCAGCTCAAGTTCCATATCAACGCTTTGAGGCAGGAAAAAGAACAAGTATCGAGCATCTTAAGTTCCATGGCGGATGGAGTCTTGACCCTTAACCGAAAAGGGAACATTATGGTTTCCAATCCACCTTCCGAAAAGTTTCTTAAAGACTGGCATTATGAAAATGATTCTGCTGAAGAGGAAGTAAACTTGCCAACAGAATTAATGGAAACGTTGGATGAAGTCGTTGCCACAGAGAAGGAAGTCATGCGGGAAATCTCGATACAAGGAAGAAACTGGGCGATGATCATGACGCCTTTATACGATCAGTCCTATGTCAGGGGAGCAGTAGCAGTATTTCGGGATGTGACAGATGAAAGACGTCTTGATAAACTACGGAAAGACTTTATTGCCAACGTTTCCCATGAACTGCGAACGCCGATTTCTCTTCTACAAGGTTATAGTGAAGCAATAGTTGACAATATTGCGGAAAGTAAGGAAGAAAAAAATGAGCTTGCGGGGATCATCCATGAGGAATCGCTTCGCATTGGCCGGCTTGTAAACGAACTGCTCGACTTGGCCAGAATGGAGTCAGGCCATATACAATTGGAATTGGAATCGGTGGATATGGAGCCGTTTTTAGATCGGATTGTCAAAAAATTCAGTGGCATGGCACATGATAAAGCTGTTTCTCTGTCTCTGGAAAATAATCTTCAGGTAACACAACTCACATTCGATCCGGACAAAATCGAACAAGTTTTTACGAACCTGATTGATAATGCGATTAAGCATTCATTTGCAGGCGGAAAGGTCAGAATTATTCTCGCCGAGGAAGAAAAAGAAGTGGTTTGCTCAATCATGGATGAAGGAGCAGGTATTCCTGCCGACGATTTGCCTTTTGTTTTTGAACGATTTTATAAAGCAGACAAATCAAGAAAAAGAGAAAACAGTAAGACGGGAACTGGTTTAGGACTGGCAATTGCAAAAAACATCATGGAAGCGCACCAGGGTTCGCTGACTGTCCAAAGCAAAGTAGAAGAAGGGACAACCTTCACCTTCCGGATTCCGAAAAAAATCGAATAA
- a CDS encoding response regulator transcription factor — MVSNEKILVVEDEERIRRLIRMYLERENYLVEEAEDGEFGLQLALENDYDLILLDIMLPGKDGIEVCKDIREQKDTPIIMLTAKGEEANRVQGFEVGTDDYIVKPFSPREVVLRVKALLRRSTSKAFSAEEHTTRDLIEFPHLFIDNDAHRVKADGKEVSLTPKEYELLYFLARSPDKVFDREQLLKEVWKYEFFGDLRTVDTHVKRLREKLNKISVDAAKMIVTVWGVGYKFEVDGD, encoded by the coding sequence ATGGTCAGTAATGAAAAAATTTTAGTAGTAGAAGATGAAGAAAGAATTCGTCGGCTGATCCGAATGTATCTGGAAAGGGAAAATTACCTGGTGGAAGAAGCAGAGGATGGTGAGTTCGGTCTGCAACTGGCACTTGAAAATGACTATGACTTGATTTTGTTGGACATCATGCTTCCAGGCAAAGACGGAATCGAGGTTTGCAAAGATATAAGAGAGCAGAAGGATACGCCGATCATCATGCTGACTGCAAAAGGAGAGGAAGCAAACCGGGTTCAGGGTTTTGAAGTGGGAACAGATGATTATATTGTAAAACCATTCAGTCCGCGCGAAGTCGTTTTGCGAGTCAAAGCTTTATTGCGGCGTTCTACCTCCAAGGCATTTTCAGCCGAGGAGCATACGACCAGAGATTTGATTGAATTCCCTCATTTGTTCATTGACAATGATGCACACCGGGTCAAAGCAGATGGCAAAGAAGTAAGTCTGACTCCAAAAGAATATGAGTTGCTATATTTTCTGGCAAGGTCTCCTGACAAAGTATTCGACAGAGAGCAGCTGTTGAAAGAAGTTTGGAAGTATGAATTTTTTGGTGATTTACGTACTGTCGATACTCATGTGAAACGATTAAGGGAAAAACTTAACAAAATTTCTGTGGATGCTGCAAAAATGATCGTAACCGTATGGGGAGTCGGGTACAAGTTCGAGGTTGATGGCGACTGA
- the ccsB gene encoding c-type cytochrome biogenesis protein CcsB: MGDLTQVSSALLYFAFILYLVATFVFAGTIRDKRTDKGNGMLGKVAITITIIGFLTQIGYFITRWIASQHAPVSNLFEFTTFFGMMLVFAFIIIYFIYRLNLLGLFTLPVALLIIAYASMFPREISPLIPSLKSHWLYIHVTTAATGEAILAVSFAAGLIYLIRQIDQTQRSKRTTWLEVVMYAVFSTLGFVIISSLFSAFHYSAAFQFPVEGQEITVEYQLPAITGPNDGELQTEGVMQPWFEAPGWMHGENAARKFNTLIWSVLTGAVLYLLARLMLRKRIAAAIQPLLKRANPDLVDEISYRAVAIGFPVFTLGALIFAMIWAQQAWDRFWGWDPKEVWALITWFFYAAFLHLRLSRGWHGEKSAWLAVGGFAIIMFNLVAVNLIIAGLHSYA; the protein is encoded by the coding sequence ATGGGAGATTTGACTCAGGTAAGCAGTGCGCTGCTTTATTTTGCTTTTATTTTATATTTAGTGGCGACTTTCGTGTTTGCAGGGACAATTCGTGATAAACGTACGGATAAAGGCAATGGCATGTTAGGTAAAGTAGCCATTACCATCACCATCATCGGTTTTTTGACACAAATAGGCTATTTTATTACACGGTGGATTGCAAGTCAGCATGCACCGGTAAGTAATTTATTTGAATTCACCACCTTTTTTGGCATGATGCTCGTCTTTGCCTTTATCATCATCTATTTTATTTACCGATTGAATCTGCTAGGACTATTCACATTACCTGTTGCTTTATTGATTATTGCATACGCAAGTATGTTCCCGCGGGAAATATCACCGCTGATTCCTTCGCTGAAGAGTCATTGGTTGTACATACATGTAACAACAGCGGCAACCGGGGAAGCGATATTGGCAGTAAGTTTTGCAGCGGGACTGATTTATTTAATAAGGCAAATCGACCAAACACAACGAAGTAAACGGACCACCTGGCTGGAAGTAGTCATGTATGCGGTTTTTTCCACATTGGGTTTTGTGATTATTTCCTCCTTATTCAGCGCTTTTCACTATAGTGCAGCATTTCAATTTCCGGTCGAAGGACAAGAAATTACCGTGGAGTATCAGCTTCCTGCAATCACGGGACCAAATGACGGAGAGTTGCAGACAGAAGGGGTCATGCAACCATGGTTTGAAGCACCTGGTTGGATGCATGGTGAAAATGCTGCCAGGAAATTTAATACATTGATCTGGTCGGTCCTGACTGGGGCAGTTCTGTATTTATTAGCCAGATTGATGTTAAGGAAACGGATTGCAGCGGCCATTCAGCCATTATTGAAACGGGCAAATCCTGATTTAGTGGATGAAATTTCTTACCGAGCAGTAGCTATCGGTTTTCCGGTATTTACTCTGGGGGCTTTGATCTTTGCCATGATTTGGGCACAACAGGCGTGGGACCGTTTCTGGGGTTGGGATCCAAAAGAAGTTTGGGCCTTGATCACCTGGTTTTTCTATGCAGCCTTTCTGCATTTACGTTTATCCCGAGGCTGGCACGGTGAAAAATCTGCATGGCTGGCAGTTGGGGGATTCGCAATCATCATGTTTAATCTGGTTGCTGTCAACTTGATTATCGCCGGTCTTCACTCCTATGCGTAA
- the resB gene encoding cytochrome c biogenesis protein ResB — MKRITCESCGHVNPEGTVLCEACGKPIEKNQHIDGNKPGKLLNMRYEGSARRSQTYNKSVIDKIWNFFSSVKVGVTLIVITLIASAVGTIFPQEMYIPPNVDPAQHYADQYGILGKIYYQLGLHNLYSSWWYMILIAMIGTSIIIASIDRYVPLRRALKMQKPKRHKAFLQKQRLFSETENISNQAINHVKDQLKKQRYKIKEQDGHILAEKGRFSRWGPYVNHIGLIVFLIGALMRFIPFMYIDDYVWVREGETAVVPETDQQYYVENKDFIMETYDENDERYQEAIQKQGGAVPSNYQTDAVIYKASGEAVTGEDPELEKVKEGSIQVNKPLKFDGYALYQSSYQLDEFKSMTFKIHETDDEAEEALASFTVNLMDPEYEYELDNGFRVVIDQYFPEYYMDDGTPASQSKYPRNPAFVFFVYPPGEDTPEVSFAGIGRNVDASGENDYKVGLQNFEVRDVTGLTLKRDYTLPIIALGGLIFMIGVIQGMYWQHRRVWIHPSDSGVMLAAHTNKNWYGIKREIEKAIEGTELNMVEDQQELKQ; from the coding sequence CATATCGATGGCAATAAACCTGGAAAACTACTGAACATGCGGTACGAGGGCAGTGCAAGAAGGTCACAAACCTACAATAAGTCGGTGATTGATAAAATATGGAATTTCTTTTCTTCGGTGAAAGTAGGGGTGACGTTAATCGTCATAACGTTGATTGCTTCGGCGGTCGGAACCATCTTTCCTCAGGAAATGTATATACCGCCGAATGTGGACCCGGCACAGCACTATGCCGATCAGTACGGAATACTAGGAAAAATTTATTATCAATTAGGTCTGCATAACTTATACAGCTCCTGGTGGTATATGATTTTAATCGCGATGATCGGCACGTCAATCATCATTGCCAGCATTGATCGTTATGTTCCGCTCCGCAGGGCTTTGAAAATGCAGAAACCGAAGCGGCACAAAGCATTTTTGCAGAAACAACGGTTGTTTAGCGAGACGGAAAACATATCCAACCAAGCTATAAATCATGTGAAAGACCAGTTGAAAAAACAGCGGTATAAAATCAAGGAACAAGACGGTCACATACTGGCTGAAAAAGGTCGTTTTTCCAGATGGGGACCGTATGTCAATCATATTGGCTTGATTGTATTTTTGATAGGTGCACTTATGCGTTTTATCCCATTCATGTACATAGACGATTATGTATGGGTACGGGAAGGAGAAACAGCGGTTGTCCCGGAAACAGACCAGCAATATTACGTGGAGAACAAAGATTTCATCATGGAAACGTATGATGAAAACGATGAACGGTATCAGGAAGCGATCCAAAAACAGGGTGGTGCTGTACCGAGTAACTACCAGACAGATGCAGTCATCTATAAAGCATCCGGGGAAGCTGTCACAGGAGAAGACCCAGAATTGGAGAAGGTAAAGGAAGGCAGTATCCAAGTAAACAAACCTTTGAAGTTCGACGGTTATGCTCTTTACCAATCGAGTTATCAGCTTGATGAATTTAAATCTATGACATTTAAAATCCATGAAACAGACGATGAAGCAGAAGAGGCACTAGCCAGCTTTACTGTCAATTTGATGGACCCAGAATACGAATATGAACTCGATAATGGATTCCGTGTGGTCATTGACCAATACTTCCCTGAATACTACATGGACGACGGAACACCTGCATCTCAATCCAAGTATCCAAGAAATCCGGCCTTTGTCTTTTTCGTGTATCCTCCAGGGGAGGACACACCTGAAGTTAGCTTTGCAGGAATCGGGCGAAACGTCGATGCATCGGGAGAAAATGACTATAAAGTAGGATTGCAGAATTTCGAAGTACGCGATGTAACCGGACTAACACTTAAACGAGACTATACCCTTCCTATCATCGCACTTGGTGGTCTAATTTTCATGATTGGGGTCATCCAGGGCATGTACTGGCAGCACCGCAGAGTTTGGATCCATCCAAGCGATTCAGGAGTGATGCTGGCTGCCCATACGAACAAAAACTGGTATGGAATTAAGCGTGAAATTGAGAAAGCGATCGAGGGAACTGAATTGAACATGGTAGAGGATCAACAGGAACTCAAGCAATAA